A region of the Candidatus Woesearchaeota archaeon genome:
TTCACTTGTCTTTAATATCTTAAAAAAGCTATATGCTTCAAAAATTATCATTAAAAAGAATAAAGGCAAAGAAATCCAGTATTCTCTTGATAAAAACAGGGATTATAAACTTTTGATGCAATTATTGGAGGAATATCATTTTGAAAAGGTAATCGATAAATCTGAAATATTAAAAACAGTAATTAATTGGCTGATTAACAACAAAGAACTAATAAATTCCAGTTATAGAATTTATTTATTCGGATCTTATGTTTCAGGGCATCCGACTGAAAAAAGCGATATTGATATCCTATTTGTTAATGAAGATAGGAAGCTGGTCGGTAAGATATGCAGGGAAATTTCAGTGGTTGCTGGAGTTAACTTAAACCCTTTAATCTACACAAAAAAGAAATTCAAGGTTGAGTTATCGCAAAAAGAGCCGTTGTTGAGCTCGATTGTAGATAATATTGGGAATAGGGCTGTCATTAAATAAGTAAAAATATAAGTAAAATAATAAGTATATTTATATATGA
Encoded here:
- a CDS encoding nucleotidyltransferase domain-containing protein; this translates as MNLSKILPLSKSRLDVMFEIYAEGEDYLRNISKKLKMNPSLVFNILKKLYASKIIIKKNKGKEIQYSLDKNRDYKLLMQLLEEYHFEKVIDKSEILKTVINWLINNKELINSSYRIYLFGSYVSGHPTEKSDIDILFVNEDRKLVGKICREISVVAGVNLNPLIYTKKKFKVELSQKEPLLSSIVDNIGNRAVIK